The Tenebrio molitor chromosome 5, icTenMoli1.1, whole genome shotgun sequence genome has a segment encoding these proteins:
- the LOC138130241 gene encoding uncharacterized protein has protein sequence MSSDSDDIPSDVEEAAQSAISSVIPNKSKAKYDLAYEKLEKWCEGKNIKHINEKILLAYFEGKKTLKASTLWTLYSMLRSELSLKRNIDIKKYTNLVAFLKRQSDGYHAKKSNVLSKQNIAKFLIEADDKTFLMAKVGIAGACRKSELTFLHVEDIVDNQSYFRVNIPNTKTKVIREFVITKGNIDGVNFLDIIKKYINLRPPNVKHNRFFVKYNNGKCSIQPVGINTIGNLPKMIAKHIGLPDCVLFTGHCFRRTSATWLADSGADIMKIKRHGGWKSNSVAEGYVEDSLENKKKIATDILGETSNCVSQISANSTTTSLSSSGVNISNCKNCVINIYKN, from the exons ATGTCTTCAGATTCAGATGATATACCAAGTGATGTAGAAGAGGCCGCACAAAGTGCGATATCGTCCGTAATCCCGAATAAGTCAAAAGCCAAATATGATTTAGCTTAcgagaaattggaaaaatggtGTGAAggaaaaaacataaagcacatcaacgaaaaaattttgctgGCGTATTTTGAGGGAAAGAAGACTCTAAAAGCTTCCACACTGTGGACTCTTTATTCCATGCTGCGAAGCGAACTATCTCTAAAGAGGAATATTGATATTAAGAAATATACTAATTTAGTGGCATTTTTAAAGCGGCAGTCAGACGGTTACCACGCTAAAAAGTCCAACGTCTTGTCGAAACAGAATATCGCCAAGTTTTTAATTGAGGCTGATGATAAGACATTTTTAATGGCAAAG GTTGGAATAGCTGGTGCATGTCGTAAATCTGAGTTAACCTTTCTCCATGTCGAAGATATTGTGGACAATCAGTCATATTTTCGAGTTAATATTCcgaatacaaaaacaaaagttatACGTGAGTTTGTAATTACAAAGGGAAATATTGACGGAGTAAATTTTCTGGATATAATCAAgaaatacattaatttacgTCCACCGAATGTTAAACACAACcgattttttgttaaatataaTAATGGAAAATGTAGCATTCAACCCGTTGGAATTAACACTATTGGTAATCTACCAAAGATGATTGCCAAACATATTGGATTACCAGATTGTGTCTTATTTACTGGCCACTGCTTCAGAAGAACTTCGGCCACTTGGCTGGCGGACTCTGGAGCTgatataatgaaaataaaaagacaTGGGGGCTGGAAGTCCAACTCAGTAGCAGAAGGTTACGTGGAGGATTCAttagaaaataagaaaaagatTGCCACCGATATCCTTGGGGAAACATCAAATTGCGTTTCTCAGATATCGGCGAATTCTACTACCACTTCCCTTTCATCATCAGGAGTTAACATAAGTAATTGTAAGAATTGcgttataaatatttacaaaaattaa